The window TGGAGAACATCTTTGATGCAATTAAGTGTGCTGACGAGAATAAGGTTGCGTATGCAATTGCTATGTTAAAATCAGAAGCCTTGAATTGGTGGAACGCAGTTAAGGATGATGCAAGTGGGCCCGAGACAACAATTATGACATGGAGTCAGTTTAAGGAAACGTTCGAACAGAAGTTTTGTTCGCGTTCTATGGTGATGCAGCTGGAGAGAGAATTAAACAACTTCGAACAGGGTGATTTAACAGTGCAAGAGTATACTGTTCGCTTTTTGGAGTTGGCGAGTGTTTGTAAGGACTTGTTTATACGTGAAAATACGAGGATAGAATGGTATGTGGAGCGTTTGAATTTTAACATAGGGAAGTACATGTGTGTTAGTCGCTTCAAGAAATTTGAGGAGGCGGTTGAGCTTGCGTTACAATTGGAGAACGTTGAGAAGAACAGAGAGTTTGAAGAGGAGAATGATCTTAAAAGAAAACGGGAAGAGTCGGAAGAAAGTGAAGCGTGCACCAACTGCGGTAAATTTCATAAGGGTAAATGTCGTATTGGTACAAGAGAATGTTACCGGTGTGGTAAAGTAGGTCACTTTGTTCGAGATTGTCCTTCTACTTGATATAAAAAAGGTATGCATTTTAAGGTTGACTGTTAGACTTTTGATTAACGTAATATATTAAGCATTCAGCCTAGTTGGGGGTTGTGTTTGTGGCATGTTAACTGAATCACTAAATGCTGAATCGCTCAAAATTTAGCGTGTTTGTCTGTGACATCTAAATAACAAATGATGTGATGTTAAACTATTTGAATATTCTCTTAACCTTTCAACATCTTGATTTTCTATAACATGCTCATTAAATTAATTCTATCCAAAACCATTTGATAATGATATGGTCTCTTCGAGTTGACCTTGAACTCCGAGGATAAGAGCCGATTCGAGATGGCTAATCTTCCAAGAATAAAAGATTAAGAAGAGACTTTTGGACTAAAACCAAATATTCATTCATCATATTTTTCTACtagactagttacatatttatatttatactaataaaatagaAGTTAAATAACCTCTACTGACACGTACTAATGTGTCACTACTCCTAATAACCATCACATACATAAACTAGAACATGGATGGTAAATAGGAACGTGCAACTGGTGCAAGAGTGCATGTATGACTGATGACATGCATATCCAACTCATCCTAGTTACACTTGCTTTATTCACATACTAACTGAAAATATAACTGCTACTTAATTTAATACTCCGTATATTAATCCTGACTACTTCAACCATGGGGCACGTTCATTACCACGTAAAGCTCGTATCATCAAACCTTGTTTTATTTATTCGGTTCAACCAGTAGTGAAGGCAACCAAGGCAGAATAATCAGtctatttaatttttagttttatgtgTTCATTATCAAACAAGTAATTGTCATTTAGAAAGAAGTTCAATCTGAACATATGAATCATTCAGATTTTGAATCATTATCACTTAATCATACTTAGTCATTCATGTATTATCAAACGCGAAAAAGTACAAAATAGTTATTAAAGCCCAAATTACCACCATGATTCATCGAGTGTATGGGATTGAGGGAATGGGTTTGATTACCATACAGTATGTTTGTTTATTCACATTTATTTTAAAGAATTGGAATCAAACCCACCAATTCTAAACCCAAGTAGTTAGTAGGTTTGAAAATCCATTCTCATTCCCAAAACCCAACTATCTTTGTATAAACCAACCAAGTCACCAGTAATCGCCACAGGAACAAACTCCATTCTTGAAATGATGAAACCGATGCAAATCGCGAACAATAATTTCTCGCTGCTCCACAAGCGATATAAACTTTGTAGCATTATGACAATCACCACACACGCGAAGGTTCTTTCTGATATGAATTGGTGTACCCGGACGAGTATTCAGAAGTCCAAAAGCAATAGCAAGTTTCTCACTATGAGTACTCGCCGTTTGTTCTTGCAGATCATCTTCTACATCGTGTATCGAATCATTATCAGGCACATAACCAACCTTTTTAATCCTATCAATCAATGTTTCAAGAAACCCATAAATCTCTTTAGAACGATAATGCCACGAACTACCTGAATAAAAAGTATGAACTTCGTTTTTCAAATCAACCGAACTATAACCAGGCGTTTTTCGTATCCCTTTTTTCTCCATTTTACCCCTGATTTCGGTTACCTTGTCCCACATCGAAGCTGCAGAGTACATATTCGCTAATAGCACGTAATAGCCCCCATTATTAGGGTTCAACTCAAACAATTTTTTAGCTGCCAACTCACCCAATTCGACATTTTTATGAATCTTGCAAGCACTTAACATCGAACCGAAAACGTTGATTTGTGGTTCAACGGGCATGTTTTGAATAAACTCCCACGCCTCGTGGACCCTACCGGAtcttccaagcaagtcaaccatgGCTCCGTAGTGATCCATCGTAGGCTCGATGTCGTATTTTTCCTTCATGATTGAAAAAAACTGACGCCCTTCTTCAACAAATCCCGAATGGCTACACGCAGACATAATACACAAAAACGTTACATTGTTTTGTTGTATGCCGCCGTTTTCCATTTCATCAAACAACTTTACAGCTTCTGCGCCGTACCCGTGGGTCCCGTACCCATCGATCATAGCATTCCATGTTGTTACATGTCGTTCATGCATTAAATCAAACACCTTTCGAGCAGTAGTAATCGCTCCACATTTTGCGTACATGTCTACAATAGCCGTTTTCACATAGAAGTTTTTATCGAGACAAGTTCTTATAAGAACTCCGTGGACCCATTTCGCTTGACGTAAAATTGACAACTCGGAAATGGCTGAAATAATGCTCACCATAGTAAACGAGTCAGGTTCGATGTTTTGCAGTTTCATAAGACGAAAATGCTTCAAAGCGTCGATCGCACAGCCATTTTGTGCGTATCCAAGTATCATTGCGTTCCATGAAACGAGTGTTTTTTCTTTCAAGTTTTTGAATATATCAGCAGCAATATTGACTCGTTTACACTTGCAATACATTGAGATTAAAGAGTTCATAACCGAAACATTTGTATTCTGTCCTAGCTCATTAACTAACTGATGAACAAATTCCCCACGCGCAAGATCACCAGAATCAGCACACGCATGAAGTGCAGCCATAATCGTCACACTAGTCGGTTTAAATCCTTTATCCAACATCTTTTCAAATAGCATCAAAGCTTCTGCATAATCACCGTTTTGTGCATACCCATCGATCATTATATTCCACGAGACCACATTCTTACCACTCATCTTGTTGAATATAACACGCCCTGTGCTTAAAGATCCACATTTTAAGTACATATTAACTAACGCAGTTGACACATTCCCATTATGTGCATATCCAGACCTAAAAACGAACCCGTGAATCGATTTCCCAGCTCTCAAATCTCCAACATTCGCAATAGCAGGCAAAACCGAGACAATCGTAACAACATCGGGCCGTAATCCTTCACTTTGCATCTGCAAAACCAACTCTATTGCTCTCCCAGAAAAACCATTTTGAGCATAACCTGCAACAATCGTATTCCAACAAACCAAATCTCTCTCAGGCAATCTAACAAACACCTTATGTGCATCATTAATCAACCCACATTTTGCATACATATTAACAACACAAGTCattgcaaaaacatcatttacatgcCCATTCAATATCATTTGTCCATGAATCACTTTCCCCATCTTATCATCACCACTCTCTCCGCAGCCTTTCAACATATACGTATAGTTATACACAACAGGCAGTACACCATCTTCCATCATTCGAATGAAAAACGAAACACCATTTGAAAAGTCTGAATTTTGAGCGAACCCTTTAAGCATTGTGTGATAAAGAGCATCGTTTTTGTGTTCAATTGGTTCGAAAACACGAGCTGCTTCGGTTAAACTGTTGTATTTGCAAAACAAGCTGACTAATTTTGTTTGAAAGTAATGTTCTTCGTAGAGGTTGTTTTTGATAATTAAAGGGATGATTTGGTGCAATTCTTGAATGGAAGTGCAGAGTTCTAGGAGAATTGCTGATGGGTGTTTGTAAACATATTCAGGAATATGAACTCTTTGAGTAAGTGTGTGTTGgattctagatgatgatgatgatgatgatgatgatgatgatgtggatAATATTGGAGATTTTGGTGCTGTGTAGATTGAAGCCATTCTGAAATTGAGTGACAGTTAATTGTTATTTCTGCATAGACAAAGATGATAGAAAAACAACAATTTTGCCAGTTGCCCAGAAAGAAGTTTAAATCAAAAGGATTTATTAATTCTCCAGTTTTGGTATCTACATGTAAATGGATGGATAAATGGATAGCAAGATTAAAAGAAGATAACATTGACGGTCTCTGTTTATTGGTTGcatgtttaataaaaaaaaaaagatttttttttttattattataggtGTAGAATAAATAATAATTCTTGAAAACTTTTAATTAACTTGTCTAAATATTACCTTACACATACTAAAAACTGTAACTTTTTTTTTACAGcaagattttttttaataaaaactagCAAGGAGCAACAATAAAATTACTTTCAAATAATTTAAAAACTGAAACTAATTGATAGGCTTAAAATTATACTCCCCGTATTGGTAAATAATAATAGTCATACATAACATGTGTTACAATTTGGATTAATTTCATTTCTGCTTTAGAAGGTATGATAATAGTTAGATAATTTAACAGGTGCACCAGGTTACCCATAACCCATTCACTCGAAGTTTTAGCTTTTACAGTATATTTTAAGAAGTTCAAGATTTTGCTTAAATATAATACAATCAAACTTTGAAAAAAATAATATACTGGTAAATGGTAATATATTGTGTCGATTGTTATAAAAAGTGTAAATTACAGAATGTACAAGTTGCACAAAAAATAGTGTGCGCCTGAGAATAAATCATATGAAAAATCTAACCACCCACCCACAAAGAAGACCATGTTTCAAAGAAGCCTATACATTCAGATCAATGTCAACTGAGTTAAGTATACGTAAGTAGATATATACATACAAGTCCCTATGTGACAGTGTGAGCTAAAACGTATAGGCGTATAACTAGTCGATTGGTTATCGAATATACAGTTGAGAAATCTGCTATAAGAAACATGAAAGTTTTGTCATATTTTGTCCACTCTCGTCTAAAAAGTTGAATATGTGAACATAATGCAAACTGGGAGGCATCAAGTAAATCAAACTTAATGACGATTAGGAAAACTATTCAGATACAAGAAAGTATATGAAGCGAATCCATAATAGTGATAACCTCGTCATAGCAATCTAGATTACACGATACGTATCAGGGTCATTCATTTGCAGAAGCCATAAATAGATTGGTTGTCGACCACAAGCTTTAAAATTGCTTTTAAAAATTTATTGTTAAGGTTAATGCTCCTAAGAGCAGCTAATTAACCAAGCTGGAAGTGTGCAATCTTGCCTAGCCTTGCCTTTAAAGTTGgcgaacatttaaaaaaaaaaaaccatcaagaaaaaaaACCGGCACTGCATATTACAAGAAGCAATATTAAATTAGTTGGAGTAACAAACAGCAGTACATTGTgtgcaaaaaataaaaaataagataaATGATTTTTGCAATTCTTTAAGTAATTTGATGCTCTATGGCTTACTCACATACTTGTAAACTTTTTTAGGAATTTAGTTGCTTCATGTACTCTTCTCCGCCTATTAATATAAGTTGTCTCAACCTCCGACTTAAAACTCTGTGTATATTATTTCATTGTATGTTCTAAGTTTCTTTATGTTACTATTATCCGCCTTGTGGCTAACAGTTAATCTTGGGAGTTCGTTTTATCCAAACAGACACATTATACTTATGTTCTGTTTTGCTCGTACACATAAAActtaaatacatgaagaaatgataaAGGGATAACAAAAGGTTCTATAATACTCCTTCGTCCAAGTAAATAGTTAAACTTAACAAAACTTCTGAATCAAGATAATTCATAACTGCAGATTAAAACATCATGATATTCCAAAATATTCATTGCAAAAAATGAGTAAGAACCTAACCTTCAATCCATGAATGTAAAAAAATGAAATGATTTACGCCTTATATCGCTTCCCCTTCGTTTCTTTTGTAGGAGGTTTCTTGAAAGGCATAAAAGTTTTGTCACCCATGTATTTTTGTAAAACTGTCGGCACTTCAACACCCTCATCCGTTTGGTAGTTTTCAAGAATACAACAGATTGTCCTCTATGTTGCTGTAAGCGTCGAATTCAATAAATGGCAATATCTTGGCTCCTCGTTATTCTGCAAAAAGTCAAcaaagtcaaaaaaaaaaaatctaaaaaaaaattattatacttAATTATATAACCAACCTCCTTTTGTCCATATCTAATCTCCAGTTTTCTTGATTGATAATCAGAGCAATTTGAGCACGATACAAGCTCTCTGTAAGTACTTGATGCAGGAAACCATGCTTCAAGATCGTACTTTTTTGCTGCAGCATCATTTAATGCACCAGAAACAATATTCACGACCCGATACGGAAGATTCAACATCTGGTAAAACTCCTCAGAGTTTTTAATCATTTCCTCATGCATATCCCAAGAATCATTACCATCGGGACCCGTTACTCAGAACTGTTCCACTTTTTCAAACTGATGAACACGAAAAATCCCAAGTGTATCTCGACCATGCGAACCAGCTTCTTTACGAAAACAAGACGAATACGCCGCGTACTTTAACGGTAACTGACTCGGATTAATCCAATCATCCATATGATAAGCACAAAGTGGTTGTTCAGCTGTTGCAATCAAATACTTGTCGTCTCCCTCACCGGTTACTTTATAAAGTTCTTCATCAAATTGTGCTAATTGAGCACACTTGGCCATTACGTCTTTCTTAATGAAAAACGGTGTCTGCAACAACGTGTAACCTTTTTTTTCCAAGAAATCGAGACCGAAATTTATGAGAGCTTGATTAAGAGGAACGCCATCGCCTTTTAAGTAATAACCTCTACCACCAGCAACATTAGCACCTTTTTTAAACTCTGCTATTTCAAGAAGATTAACAAGTTCCACATGATTTCTCAGTTTTGTTCCCTCCTTTTTCTCTCCCCAACTCCGAACTATCTCATTATCTGCCTAAAATTTATGCGTACACTAATCAAATAGCCACTCAATCATCAAATTACATAAAGATAAACACCGGCTCTGTCACTATcttatttcatttatatattacCGAGTATATAATTTACCATTTTAAGTGATCAACTCATTTGTATGCGCAACACGGATGAATAATTTATCGTATTCATAGAATAGGATCATAGTGGCAGACGTTTTGGTCATTATCAATCACTAAAGTCGCCTATTTAGCAGGTAACAATTAGTACATTGACCTGCATTGTGATTTTTGTGATTATAAACTACTTCATCACTTTAATTGGTAGCTAAAAAGGGTTTACAGTTTTTATATCTATCAAATTTCACGCGTTAAGTCTCAAACTCTCAATTACTGCAATTGAAAGCTTCATACATATGGTAGCACTTCAATTAAAGTTCAATACATTTTCAATACTTACTGAGTATATAACTCAATAGAAGCAAAGCCTCATATATAACAATTAGGGTTTAAAGCACAATTATAATGCACCAATACGCACCTCATCATTGCTAATAGGAACAGAATCATGAACGATATTTCCAACTAAATCGAGGTTCGAATACAATTCGTTTCGAGCTTCATTAACTTGTGCTTCTTTATCAGCAGTTAACTGTTTGTTTACTTCCGTATCGTTAATCAATGAAGTTGCATCTTGTCCTGCAATTCTGATAATAGCGACTTGTTTGTTGATTTTGTTGAAATCTTTGCGGAACTGATCGAGCTCGAATTGATGAGTTTTTAATTGATCGTAAAGATGGATGATTTTATCAACGAGTTCGACGTTTGCAAAACGACTGCGTTGAGATTTGCGGATGAGTTCTGGATCGAGTTTGAACAAAATTAGTCCTAACATTTTATTATTGTTGGTAACTGAAAAAATTAGTCACAAAGTGAAGACGAAGAGGTAGTTGGTCAGTGATGCGATGCCGCTGGTCAGGTCAGTGCTTATTTTGTCAATCGTATTATTGTTTGTATACTAGgtctatttttgtttttatttaaattaaaatttaaaatatattgaaaaattcaaaattttttttttaactttcatCATATGTAGCAGTTGCATAAATCGTCTTCAACTGATGCTCAAGAAAATTCGGCTCAATCCGAGGACATGAGCAGTAAAAAACACCCACTTACCCCGCAACGCGATGTACGCGAAAGACACCTTTGGGTGAAATTCAAGGGTAAAGGAACAACCTTATATAACCTTGTATGCAATGTTACATTCTACGGGAGTCAAACTCCTAACCTCTCGCTAAAAGATCATACCATTGTCACATGAGATATGACACAAGTTATTGAAAAATTCAATTGTGTTGCAAGAATCAGACTAGGATATgtttgtttattattttatttttatttttttaaacttttATGATCTTTTACCTTATAACTTTCAGAGAAAATTGTACAGTTGGTCCTAATGGTTTACATCATATGAAGTCGTTGGTCCCTAAACATTTTTTACATTTTTTGGAGGTGATTGGTCCCTCATTGGTCCCTGTGTTTTTCAAAACACATGTGGGTGGTCCCTGCCTCTAACGTATGTCAAATTAATCTGTTAACTGTCCTCACATGCCTTGCAAGTGAGGGTAAATTAGTCAATTGACATCATCCTTCT of the Rutidosis leptorrhynchoides isolate AG116_Rl617_1_P2 chromosome 5, CSIRO_AGI_Rlap_v1, whole genome shotgun sequence genome contains:
- the LOC139848078 gene encoding uncharacterized protein; this encodes MVMTRNGGHTSKQVFQSSPNTSVEDGADPVSVTRETIVEDVTKAIQAAMPSILEQFTETVRQMIDDKIKIEKFDFPELKEAFNPIAAVRWIKEMENIFDAIKCADENKVAYAIAMLKSEALNWWNAVKDDASGPETTIMTWSQFKETFEQKFCSRSMVMQLERELNNFEQGDLTVQEYTVRFLELASVCKDLFIRENTRIEWYVERLNFNIGKYMCVSRFKKFEEAVELALQLENVEKNREFEEENDLKRKREESEESEACTNCGKFHKGKCRIGTRECYRCGKVGHFVRDCPST
- the LOC139847926 gene encoding serine--tRNA ligase-like isoform X1, which encodes MDTTLVDVVSHTGGAVVMVVMHLELIRKSQRSRFANVELVDKIIHLYDQLKTHQFELDQFRKDFNKINKQVAIIRIAGQDATSLINDTEVNKQLTADKEAQVNEARNELYSNLDLVGNIVHDSVPISNDEADNEIVRSWGEKKEGTKLRNHVELVNLLEIAEFKKGANVAGGRGYYLKGDGVPLNQALINFGLDFLEKKGYTLLQTPFFIKKDVMAKCAQLAQFDEELYKVTGEGDDKYLIATAEQPLCAYHMDDWINPSQLPLKYAAYSSCFRKEAGSHGRDTLGIFRVHQFEKVEQF
- the LOC139847926 gene encoding serine--tRNA ligase-like isoform X2, coding for MLGLILFKLDPELIRKSQRSRFANVELVDKIIHLYDQLKTHQFELDQFRKDFNKINKQVAIIRIAGQDATSLINDTEVNKQLTADKEAQVNEARNELYSNLDLVGNIVHDSVPISNDEADNEIVRSWGEKKEGTKLRNHVELVNLLEIAEFKKGANVAGGRGYYLKGDGVPLNQALINFGLDFLEKKGYTLLQTPFFIKKDVMAKCAQLAQFDEELYKVTGEGDDKYLIATAEQPLCAYHMDDWINPSQLPLKYAAYSSCFRKEAGSHGRDTLGIFRVHQFEKVEQF
- the LOC139847354 gene encoding pentatricopeptide repeat-containing protein At1g11290, chloroplastic, which gives rise to MASIYTAPKSPILSTSSSSSSSSSSSRIQHTLTQRVHIPEYVYKHPSAILLELCTSIQELHQIIPLIIKNNLYEEHYFQTKLVSLFCKYNSLTEAARVFEPIEHKNDALYHTMLKGFAQNSDFSNGVSFFIRMMEDGVLPVVYNYTYMLKGCGESGDDKMGKVIHGQMILNGHVNDVFAMTCVVNMYAKCGLINDAHKVFVRLPERDLVCWNTIVAGYAQNGFSGRAIELVLQMQSEGLRPDVVTIVSVLPAIANVGDLRAGKSIHGFVFRSGYAHNGNVSTALVNMYLKCGSLSTGRVIFNKMSGKNVVSWNIMIDGYAQNGDYAEALMLFEKMLDKGFKPTSVTIMAALHACADSGDLARGEFVHQLVNELGQNTNVSVMNSLISMYCKCKRVNIAADIFKNLKEKTLVSWNAMILGYAQNGCAIDALKHFRLMKLQNIEPDSFTMVSIISAISELSILRQAKWVHGVLIRTCLDKNFYVKTAIVDMYAKCGAITTARKVFDLMHERHVTTWNAMIDGYGTHGYGAEAVKLFDEMENGGIQQNNVTFLCIMSACSHSGFVEEGRQFFSIMKEKYDIEPTMDHYGAMVDLLGRSGRVHEAWEFIQNMPVEPQINVFGSMLSACKIHKNVELGELAAKKLFELNPNNGGYYVLLANMYSAASMWDKVTEIRGKMEKKGIRKTPGYSSVDLKNEVHTFYSGSSWHYRSKEIYGFLETLIDRIKKVGYVPDNDSIHDVEDDLQEQTASTHSEKLAIAFGLLNTRPGTPIHIRKNLRVCGDCHNATKFISLVEQREIIVRDLHRFHHFKNGVCSCGDYW